A window of the Hippoglossus stenolepis isolate QCI-W04-F060 chromosome 8, HSTE1.2, whole genome shotgun sequence genome harbors these coding sequences:
- the cmtm7 gene encoding CKLF-like MARVEL transmembrane domain-containing protein 7, with the protein MSHTVITTTTTTRTSGDSVFNAGYTRTIPGLLKMGQMLALLVTFLCVRCARGWPSWAAFQFFEVVTLWFLVAFLIFFLMHLFRLQAKMPCINWPLTEFFHYSVGTVLVFIASIVAAVNSGSVSALVAGSVFGFIATFLMAVSLWTSYSVTCGPHPTGSSV; encoded by the exons ATGTCGCACACCGTCATCACCACGACGACCACCACCAGGACTTCCGGTGACAGCGTCTTCAACGCGGGCTACACCCGGACCATCCCGGGTCTGCTCAAGATGGGACAGATG CTCGCTCTGCTCGTCACCTTCCTGTGTGTGCGCTGTGCTCGGGGGTGGCCCAGCTGGGCGGCGTTCCAGTTCTTTGAGGTGGTGACGCTGTGGTTCCTCGTGgccttcctcatcttcttcctcatgCACCTGTTCAGGCTGCAGGCGAAGATGCCGTGCATCAACTGGCCTCTGACG GAGTTCTTCCATTACTCCGTTGGCACCGTCCTCGTCTTCATCGCCTCCATCGTCGCTGCGGTGAACAGTGGATCCGTGTCTGCGCTGGTGGCCGGGTCG gtgTTTGGCTTCATAGCGACGTTCCTGATGGCCGTGAGTCTGTGGACGTCCTACAGTGTGACCTGTGGTCCTCACCCCACAG GTTCATCTGTGTGA